From a single Natronorubrum tibetense GA33 genomic region:
- a CDS encoding phosphotransferase family protein produces MVGETVDRIVADALEAEVRSRYRPRSGSVAETVVCRLETGDGDGDEPPSRVVCKRGGASVWTGDVIEPLVLEYMTAATDLPVPRVLASGSFADGSNDPLERWAIYEFREGANPGPRYHKLEPTVRRRLVADAGELLGRLHGTSALAFDRVGGLARGADDRSLRLREPDGWHAVDPGWPLTRVPVPLAGDEDCRPVLTHGDYQPSNLLVDDDGAVTAVLDWGNAHVTHAEYALARAEARFVDVYAGRLPRAERKQLQELFRRTYANCAPLETGFDRRAPVYKLLWVAQSGANYLRIAREPRGRRQLRTQVRRLVE; encoded by the coding sequence ATGGTCGGGGAAACGGTCGACCGAATCGTCGCCGACGCGCTCGAGGCCGAGGTCCGGTCGCGGTACCGGCCCCGTTCGGGATCGGTCGCCGAGACCGTCGTCTGTCGGCTCGAGACGGGTGACGGGGACGGAGACGAGCCGCCGTCCCGAGTCGTCTGCAAGCGCGGCGGAGCGAGCGTCTGGACGGGCGACGTGATCGAACCGCTCGTCCTCGAGTATATGACCGCAGCGACCGACCTGCCCGTTCCCCGCGTCCTCGCGTCAGGGTCGTTCGCTGACGGATCGAACGATCCCCTCGAGCGGTGGGCGATCTACGAGTTTCGGGAGGGGGCGAATCCCGGGCCTCGGTATCACAAACTCGAGCCGACCGTTCGCCGACGGCTCGTCGCCGATGCCGGCGAACTTCTCGGACGGCTCCACGGGACATCGGCGCTCGCGTTCGACCGCGTCGGCGGACTGGCACGCGGTGCGGACGACCGGTCGCTCCGTCTTCGGGAGCCCGACGGCTGGCACGCCGTCGATCCCGGGTGGCCACTGACGAGGGTGCCGGTCCCCCTGGCGGGTGACGAAGACTGCCGTCCGGTCCTGACCCACGGCGACTACCAGCCGAGCAATCTCCTCGTCGACGACGACGGTGCCGTTACGGCCGTCCTCGACTGGGGCAACGCCCACGTTACACACGCCGAGTACGCACTCGCTCGAGCGGAAGCCCGGTTCGTCGACGTCTACGCGGGCCGGCTCCCACGGGCCGAACGGAAACAGCTTCAAGAGCTATTTCGACGGACGTACGCGAATTGCGCGCCCCTCGAGACCGGTTTCGACCGGCGAGCGCCGGTCTACAAACTGCTGTGGGTCGCTCAGTCAGGGGCGAACTACCTGCGGATCGCTCGTGAGCCCCGCGGTCGACGACAGCTCCGGACGCAGGTGCGGCGGCTAGTCGAGTGA
- a CDS encoding FkbM family methyltransferase — protein MVKRTLRAARSVGYRSYYRLAAANYDRELLARRNRTPAGMFRCYEPLNRHGSDAMLAELAACCGPAAVVYDIGANVGIYALALTSGAPDRRVVAFEPSPAAVERLRRNVRANDLESRIDVLACGVGDDAGDRPFYISTYPELSAFDRASATRWAATVADVQSVPIRRLDDIVVEADIPPPDHLKIDVEGAAPAVLRGARATLERHRPTVFVEIHDEGLAGDVPGKTRAILEAVDYEVYERERYWRCEPP, from the coding sequence ATGGTGAAACGGACACTCCGTGCCGCTCGTAGCGTCGGTTACCGGAGCTACTACCGGCTCGCCGCCGCGAACTACGACCGCGAACTCCTCGCGCGGCGAAATCGGACGCCGGCGGGGATGTTTCGCTGTTACGAGCCGCTCAACCGCCACGGAAGCGACGCGATGCTCGCGGAGCTGGCCGCCTGCTGTGGGCCGGCGGCCGTCGTCTACGATATCGGCGCGAACGTTGGAATCTACGCGCTCGCGCTGACGAGCGGTGCTCCCGACCGACGAGTCGTCGCGTTCGAGCCGTCGCCGGCCGCCGTCGAGCGACTGCGGCGAAACGTTCGCGCGAACGACCTCGAGAGTCGGATCGACGTCCTGGCCTGCGGTGTCGGTGACGACGCCGGCGACCGTCCGTTCTACATCTCGACGTACCCCGAACTGTCGGCGTTCGACCGCGCGAGTGCAACCCGCTGGGCGGCTACCGTCGCCGACGTTCAGTCGGTTCCGATCCGTCGGCTGGACGATATCGTGGTCGAGGCCGATATCCCACCGCCGGATCACCTGAAAATCGACGTCGAGGGCGCGGCCCCCGCTGTACTCCGTGGTGCTCGAGCGACGCTCGAGCGCCATCGACCGACCGTATTCGTCGAAATCCACGACGAGGGGCTCGCGGGTGACGTGCCGGGAAAAACGAGGGCGATACTCGAGGCGGTCGACTACGAAGTTTACGAGCGAGAGCGTTACTGGCGGTGCGAACCGCCCTAA